AGTTAACTTACCGCCACTAACCATCGACTGATCTCTTCCATGATTTAGCTTCCAAAAAATTCACAATTGGATTACATGGTTCGGTCAGCTATATGTAGATCAATTTTGGGAAACTGTGTCTTCAAGATAATGATGATAATGAAATTTTTACATCAACTCAAAGAAGGAAAGTGAAAAGGGCTTGAAAGATTGCCTTTGAGCTTCCCCACTTCCCCAAAAAATGATGACGGCCTTCACCTTCCTTGCTATTGTTTCCTGAACTTATTGAGCTTTGCAGTTGACTTTCTTGCTTTCCCTAAATAAATAAACATGTCAGCATAAACAATAAAGCCGAGACAATTAGAAAACATTTAGCATACAAGCATGCAATGATGCAAACACATACACGATAGGGGAAATAATTGGGCATTAATTCTTAACCACGCCGTTTAAAGTTAGCACATAAGCATGATTAACCAGTCTACCTGTGCAGCATTCTTGAGGGCTCCCCAACACTCAACACGATTGTATTTCTTTGAACTCGAATGGAAATACACCCAAACCAAAGCATCCATCAATTCTGGATGTTGTTCAATAAACATTGAGTCTCCATATTGAATAGCTTGAATTACCTGAATAGCATGTAAAAATGAATTAGCATTATGAATTTCGTAGTGATCACATCCTACACAAGCCGCAAGAGAAATTCCTCAGTTACACCTTGGAAAAACAACTTTTTCATTCAAACTCATGGGAAACGTTTGAGATAATGCTTTTTTGCACCGGGTCTATTAATGACTGATCCTTTGTGGAGAAATATTACGATTATCGGTATCCAACTCAAATGAATGGGTTTCCACTGGCCGCATCACTGGGAGTGAATCAAGTAGAACAATGCTAAGCAGCAAATGTAAAACTTCAAATAATATAAAGCATATCCGTTACGTACCAGCGGCATCTCTTTTTTGAAGATAAGGTATCGAAACTCTGCTGCAACATCCATCAAGACATTAGGACCACTCACGTGGCAGTGCACAATGAGACACATGCCCTCCTTCACCCTTTTCCACTCAGCAACCACATCATCATTGTTGTACCATCCCTTCAACTGCAAATGAATAACAAAACATAGGATCCACGTAAATACATTACTATTTAAAATACGGCAACAAGCGTGTACAAATAGCAGATGATGAAGGGTAGGCACTAGGCACCAAGCAGACATACAAAATTATCTGGTCAGTAATTGAGACAAACTAAGGCGAGTTTTGCCCTTCAATCATCTACTTGAGTTTAAGATCAAACACTAGATTATGTTTCTGTCGGACAAAAATCAACCCTTGCAAAGTCATTCCTATAACCAATACTGACATATCAATTACTCCAACCTCCGTAAGGGTTAAAAGAAGGCTGGTCATCCACTCAAGACCTAAAATGCATAAAAATTGACACAAATTTTGCAACTTACACCGAACTACCCCAAATAGAGTATCTTACTTTTGAAGGAACATGAACTATTGGCAATTCAACACAAATTACAATCTAGCAGTCAACTATTTCTCTGCCAATCGATACATTTTTCTGAGCAATTGATACTTCACCCAATCACACAAACGATTCAGAACCACATCTGATGTTAAAGTCAGATCAGTTGATTAATTTCATGTGATATTAGCAGCAAAAGAAAAGTAGTATATTTAAAATGTACCTGGTCAAGGGTGATGGCATTGGAGATTGTTAAGGTGAGATTGGCAGTTAGGTCACAGTGAGTGAGAGTATAAGTTCTTGGGTAGTCATTTGTTAAGCTACTCATCTGCTTATAACTATTATTGTTCTCCATGAACACTACCTCTTGATCTCCCACCAATACTACCTTCAGCTTTGATGCTTCAAATCTTGCTGGAGGCCCCAATAGCCTAGCAGCCTAACAATGAACAACAATACAGTTAAACCACCCACAATCAGTAAGTTAAACCAACATTAATAGAAAGAGATTGTCTATACCTGGAATACAAGGGGGTTGTAAGAAGTGGAGTAATTTGTTGGTGATCTCTCAGTTAGAGAAGAAGAGATAAATTTAACTGTTTTGATGTTATTATTCTTCACCAATCTCTTAGTAAAAGAtataaatgttgaagatgatgaagaagaagaaggtgaatagcTGCTGCAGGCCATGGAATAGATTGAACAAACATTAATCAGTTACAAAATCATCATCTCCAAACAAGAGAtctttttttcaaattaatcTTGTAACTTTTCAATCATCTAATCAACTCCATGAACAACAAATCAGCACCAGGTATCATCCAGTGTTTTGTGTTTGAGAGGGAGAGAGAAATGCTGGTAGTTTGTGATGggaatatacaaaaaaaaaatatgtggaCTGAATTTTGGTGTTTGAGAAAATCTAAATAGCAAAATATGGAAACCACACATCTTTTAAATGGTGTGTGTGTATGTTTTcatattttgtcatttttttctttcttttggcctTTGGAGTTGTTGAGTGAGTTTTGGAGTGCCTGTGTAGAGAAGAGATATAGCTAATGACGCGTACATTGCTTATACAATTTGGATGACTTGAGGATAATGTTTGTACTTTGTAAGCAACTGTGAATGAAGTGGCATCAGACtagagttttaaaaaaaaaaaaaaaaaaaaaattctttacagCCATAGAGAAAAACTGAACCTGGCCACAGTATTCAAAACAGTTCAAAATGAagatgtgcaaaaaaaaaaaaatcaattgtggCTCTTTTTCTGCAATGAAAAAGAAACCAATGCTGAACTTTTCCTATATGGTTACAAAATATGATTATCATAAGTTGTAACGGTGTATTTGCCATTCGGCAACAACCTccaattgattaaaaattataAGTCATACAACAAGATACAATGGGAGCCAAAGACCACCAGAGTTGTTTAATGGCTTGGTCACATGCACTCGCAACTTGGAAAATTGAGAGTTCCGGTTAGAACTTAGATATATATGCTCTATTGGGGTAGCCTAAACCTTACGATGCCAGTAAAAATTTATTGAATGGACTACCTAAACATTTTAACCTACAGAAAATGCATTGGAAAAGAATGGAAAGTACAATGTACAAAACATTTGTGTTGGTCAACTATGAGAACTGGAAAGTTTCAGTTTCCTGAGTGTTTTTTCAGCCAAACTGATATTGGATCCTTTGGTTGAGGGATTGGATCCTTTGGTTGAGGGAGGAGGGACAGATGCTGAAGCCCTTGTTGCACAGACCCATTGTCTAGGGTTCTCAATGTCATCACCGGTGACTGTAGGTACATGCCAACTACCCCCTTCTGACTCCTGCATTTGCAAGTATTTTTTACCAAATTggacaagaaataataaagagaaaACTTGtgttagttttaaaatttaaacagGAGAAACGGATAGACCTGTATGACAATTGAATATGGTGGAGGCATGTGCAACGTCAAACCCTTTTCTGAAGAAACTGATAGTCGAACCTGTAAAGAAAGGCGCATGGCACGATAAAGAATATAGTACTGATTCATAAAGTGAAGAGGGGACTCCCTGCAGATAACGGAGGGCATAACAGCCTAAACCCCAAAGCAATCAACAGAGTCTATAAGTGGAATATAATGAATAAAGAAAACCAGCTATAAATGAGAGTGGGTTTTTATCTACAGGAAAAACAATTGTGACGCAGAAAAAGAATATAGTCTTTTGGGTAAGTTGTATCATGAAAAATTAGTCAAGTACAAATTTTGAACATTTTACTGTGCCATGTTCTATTGTTCTTCTGCATGCCAAAATTTCTCCGACACTAATCATTAAGAGTTTGACACGGGTGAAAGGTGTGATACAATTAAAATGAAAAGGAAAGATGGCGAGGAAATGTGAACCACAGTATGCTAAAGCCCAATATTCAGAACCAGAAACACTGATATTGGTATACATATTGACATCCATGCACTTTCATACGGATATGTGATTCAGTTTGTTATCTTTACAAGAATTTGGGATCACAATTTAGCATgtctaacaaaagaaacaaaaaaagaagcAGACCTGATGCTTTTCCTTCCATCTTGGAAAGAAATTAGTCCCAAGAAGCTGAAACAAGTGATCCCTCATCTCATCATTCGTTACTAGCAAGCTGTTGCAACTAACGGCCGCATATAACCAATACCTGCAATGACAAAAAAATTGACAAACAAAATGGTGTTGGTATTAAAGAGAAACTTCAAAAACAGCTTTGGACAACATTCTATACTGTATGTCATGTAGGCCGTAGCATGCCCAAATATGATGATAAGAACTTAATAGTTCTTACCCACGGCCAGCAGAGTAGACTTTAAGAACACAGAAACTTAGAACAAACTTATAATTCTCATAGATaatcaaactaataacactagaccttcttatataggccactgaactataaaattaaggaaaggtaacctagaaaggaaactacttctataactaggaatctaaaataaaattcttaaaacagaacaatttccaaaaataaactaatgcctaaaacaagagaatttagggatttctaaccttaaccctaattttaattaagAATTCTAAGTAATTGGGGATTTCTTATCATATGATGAGACCTATTGTTCTTCAGTTGGTAGTTATTACATTGTTCTGGGTAATGGAGGCACAACATTTTGCCAACCAAAAGGTGTGAGAAATATTTGATCAGCCAAAGCAAAGATCATGAAGATGCATCAAGGACACTATTGCATCTGCAATTTCTTCGATGAAGAATAAGTATTCATTATGAGAAACAAtataaaaaacataataaaaacctCTGTGAACAAGTTATTAGTGCTAGGACTGGGAGAGTTTATTAGTTAAGCTACCGATTCATTAACTAAATAAGCTTAGTCGGAAACGGGAACATTTATCGTGTTTATACTGTGGTTTTTTCTATCATAAGTCAGTAATGCTAAAATTAAAACGTAGAAATATCAGTACAGACAAGAATATCAGATGTGACAATTTTGATATCCAATAATTAATGCAGCAAGTCAATAACCAGCGTACTACCCTACTAGTTTCACATGCTTAAAATGCCTGGACCAATAAAAGCTCACATACGAATTACTTAATTGAAGCAATTAGATTACAACTATATCTGGGTCTAAAAGCCGCATAAACATATGAAGTGACGGTAAGAGCTTTAAGCACACCAAGCTGTAGAATGTCATTTTATAAACAACTTTATTATTCCATTAGTCAGCAAAATGTGTGTTTCAGACTGTGAAACCTTACCAATCATCATTTGACCCAACAGGGGTAGCATAAAGTGCACCAGATTTTTGCCAGCTTTCGATTAGCTTCTTATTAATTGGTTTTTCTGCAGGACCACCATACACACGTCGACTATGCAAAATAATAAGTGGCAATTTCTTTGAAGGACTCAGTTCACGAATCCGGTTTGCAACACGATTTAGCTGCCATAGGAATGAAACGCTTCAGCATAACAGGACACAAGTTACACACAGGATCATAGAACTTATCCTTTACCTGGGCAAAGTTTAGATCACGCGCTTTAAGAAGACCAATATTGGCACCGTCTATAACAGCATCAAACGGACCACTTCGGTGAAGCCATTCCtggattgagttactacaaaatttGTCAGGTCATTCCAACAACCGTACTTAGAAGTAAAGATTATATAAAGAGAGGAAACATTAGCATACTGGAGTACACTAAAAGCATATTGGAATACACTAAAAGAAGATGATAGACGAGCAAACATCTGATAAGGAAAAAAAAGGTGAAGAAATGAAAATTTCAAATTTGAGATTTCTCATATTCAGCCAATTCCATTGTGTTTTCTAAATAAACACTATCCAGATACACTAATGATACGAAAAAAGTCTACCCTAGTCCAGCATTTGTGAACTTAATAATCTACAAGGTGAACAAACCCATCAAATAGAAACTAAATTACTAGAAACTATAAGAGAACCTGTAAGCATCATTTAACATTTTGATGACGTATCATATAGCTCGATAAGAAAGATACGATCAGTATTTTGTGCATGATTTTCTTTCTTACGCAATGTTCCGTACTAGGAACGGTAAGGGCAACCCTTATGGCCTATGAGGACACTTGACCATCATCAGGTCTGGTTCAGTAAATTAAATATGTAAAAGAAATGTATAAGAGTAGAATGACTTGATCATCAAGCTTACTGCTCAGCCCTATAGATTAAAACGTTTTAATCTgccaaaaatgaaacaaaatcaaacatttATATTGACTGATGTACCTATATATGATACATTACAATGTTTACAAATTTTGATAAGTTTGTTGTTTACCCACCAACTGAATAGGTCCGGCATCAACTTAACTTTATTGGCCGAGGACGTGATaactttgatttaaaaaaaaaaaaaaaaaaaaaggtaagaaGATCCACCTATAAAACTGACAAGAAGCTCCCTCTCTCATGTAGGTGAGACAACTTACTTCTTGTTGCAAAATATGTAACCCAGATTTTCTCAAAGAGATAAGAGTATGACAATGATTATGTTATACATGTATCACACTGTTGAAACCAAATAGAATTCCATGCACACAACTAAGCTTAGTTAGTGGGAACAAGATACTGTTGACAAGCTCTTATGGTCAGTCAAGGAAAAGGTCAAATGTACAGTGTTGACTATTTTAAGAGGGTTGTCTAGTAGCATGATCTATTGCTATTCAAATTTACATACTATATATCTGGAATTTTCATCTCATACCAGATAGATGTCATCCTTTCTTGCATGGTGATATTTGGCAGGAGAACACATAATGAAAGCACAAACATGTTTAGTGGTAAGTTCCCTAGCTTTACAGGTTAAGAAATCAACCGACGTACTTCACTAGACGCCCGAGCATAGTCAGATAAGTTCAAGGCCAGTCCTGCTTTGAAGAATTGACTCCTCAATACTGACAGAAAAATCACTCTTGAATTTCTACATAGACAGTACATGACAGTAATATATGAGGTGTGCTGAAGGAAAGCTTTCATATTTCCTGGTTACTGGGGCTGCTTGGTCAAAGGGAATAGTGTTTGTCTTTCGGAGTGGAGATTACTTGGGAAAGCAAGTAAGATATGTGATTTCTAACTCAAGATGTAAAGTTGGAAACAGGGTAATGGTGCATATGTTTGCAAACTGATCTAGATGCAATCTTTATTGCAATGGGTTATTTGGCTGATTGCAATCCTACCGCTTTGTGACTACAGACTACTACATAAACAGCCTCTTTCACAAATAAGATAGTGTTTATGTCGTTTACCTTCCTGGTGATTAATTTAGTGTTTATATAAAACTAATGCCAGTATATAGTAATTAGATGCAAATCACATTATGCAACACAGATAATTGAAGTATTAGAACTAATCTAACCTGAAATTTATTGAATTCAGCCTTGACCTCTCTTTTGCCAGCTAAGTTGGACAATGAGGTAGCAAAATTCTTTGTCTCCAATGGATCAATGTCAATACAAACAAGCTTTTCTCCGCAAGTACGGCAAACACCATCCTCATTCATCTCAGTTCTTACCACATTCCATTTTCCTTTGCCCAACCATCCTATCCCATGCCACCCTCCCCCTCCCTTAACAACCCCATTCTTCACCTCTCTCACATCCCAATTCTCCTTCCCAACATCTATAGACTTATCCGACTTAAACCAATCTTCCACAATCTCAGCTGTAGATTCAACCACCTGTCTAACTGAACTGCGCAACCGATGTAAAAGCTCGTACACTTTCTCTCCCCTCCCTACATTAGAACTAACCTGTAACAAAGCGGCTAATTCTGGCTCCTCCGCTATAACCCCAGAATCCACCATGTGTGCATCAACTTCATAAGCCTTATCTGCTTCCCCCTTTTTACAGAAACCGTATAAAGCTGGTCCATAAGACCTAAGTTTTGGCACAATTTCATAACTCATCATTTTCTTAATTAAATCAAAAGCCATTTCTGGGTCTTCCATTTTAGCAGCTAATCTTGCTACACTAGTAAATGTAGCCTCATTCGGCGCAATTTTATCGATATTCATTTGTTTATAAATCTCAAAACCCCTTTCAAGACCTAATTTTGAAACATTTTCATCACTAGTATCACCTTCCCCTTTCACATCAACCCCAGAAGAGCATAAATAAAGCAGCATAttataatggtgttgagtaattttaaTACCTTGAATTTTAGCATCATCGTAAAGACGAAGGGCTTCAATAAGATCACCATGTCTAGAACACATCTCCAGATTGAACTTAAACTTGTTCTCAGGAGCTTCAAAGCGTaattttttctgcattttcttAGAAAGAACTACATCGGTTTTATTAGATGAAGATTCGTCCCGTACTTTTGCGGGGATGGCCACAGTTGATAGATGAGAAGATTTCTTGTAAAAACTAGTACAATCTCTGTGATGGAGAGAAGAGGGGTAATGGAGAAGACGATCATGGTGAAGATTAGCAATGATACTGCTTTTCCTGGTGAAGTTAATTGTTCTGGAAGTGAGGAATAGATATTGGGATTTGGTGAAGAAGGCGAGAGAGTTTCTtgctagagaagaagaagaagatgatagagAGGAGCAGCAGCAGCCTGCGAAACCCATCTATCTCTATTGGTTTTTGCTTTAGGAGTGGTGGTATCTCTTTAATCCACGAGACTTCGATAATTGTCCTGACCGGCATTTGCCAGGTTGAAATCATGAGCCACGGTTAATGTGCCCTATGGGTTGAGCATTTGAATCCAACCCGCATTTCTCAACCGGCCCACCCAGGTGGGTCTTCGACTTGGACATTAATGGactttgatttattttattttttgaacaagagACAAAGCTTCAATTACATGGAAAAGTTTAGTACATCTTGAGCAATGTAGGGAACTAACAAGCTAGGTGGCTGAGACCATCATTCCCCACATAGATTGTTTTTCCTGGCTGCCTTAGCTAAAGCATCTGCAGCTTTATTACAAACTTTATGCACAAACACACAAGACCACAAAGGGTTAATATTACATATATTAACACATTTCCTAAGAAGAGGCTTACTCTGCCATTGAGTAAGAGAAGACTGTTGTTGTAAGTAGTTGTTGTTACCAATGTTATCTGTTTCAATGATAACATGAGACCATCCATTTGTAGACGCCAATTGCATAGCTTCCAACATTGCCCATGTTTTAGCTTGTTGTACAGTAGAAGCTCTTGTCAATGTTGATTTTCCCATAACATATTCTCCTGCAGAATTTCTAGTTATTATACCAATTCCAGCTAAAAGAAATTTATGACTATAAGAAGCATCAATGTTTATTTTCAGGAACTGGGAGGGAGGAGGTCACCAGAAAACTATCCATGTTGTTTCTAACTCGAAGAGGGTTACTAGAAACAACTGAATGAGCATTTAGATGATGATATGAAACATACGAATGAACATGATGGATGACAGTAGTGTGATTAGGTGTAATGTTGTTAAAGATTACACTACACCTATGTTTTCATATAAAGTGCAAAATGCAGGCTATTAAATGTGGTGACTGAGGTGTGTGCTGAATAGAAAAGATAGAATCCATGTTCTGCCATTCTTGAATCCAAGAGAGGATAGAAGAGTGCTGCATAATAAAAGCCAATTGCTGAGGAAAGAACTTTTGCCATATTGCCTTAGAAAAGGGACAAAAGAGCAACATATGATCTAAATCTTCCTCTGCTTGTTTCCACGCATTGGTGTTGCAGTATTGTCCTACCATATCATGAGTTTTCTTCAAAGTTGGCAGTTTCAAGGTTGGCATCTTCACTGTTGGTTTTTTATTGCAGTGGTGCATAGATTCTTCTTTATCTCTACAAATTGGTCTTATCTAAGTTGGGTtctttataattgttattatatttCACCTGGTTGGATTACTGTCCTGGATGTTATCTACAATGATTTAGTTGCTTTGATTTTTACAAAACCTTTATCGACTGTTcaatttcttcaactttttttcaaTACTTATCGTAGTAACATTTTGACACCTCCTAAAATTTTCCTCAATGCTTATCATAATATCATTTTGACAGCTCTTCCTATGTTTCACTATAAAACCAGTAGTAGCAGTTTCTTACTCACTCATACCCTTCATAGTTCTTCTTTTTATATCATCATCTTTATCTTTATGGCTAGCTCTGGTACCAATAATATCACTCAACAAATGGAGTATATGGGTGCACTTTGATGCTGACCTTCCTTGGGTATTATCGGGTGATTTAAACTTTGCAATAATTCTGAAACTCACTCTACTAATAACACTCATCCTCATCATGTTTGAGATGTTAGAAACTATATTCAGCAAATTGGACTTATTGGTTTGGGTTATTCAGGTGTTGTACTACTTGGTCTAATCATAGAACCAAAGATAAGAATATATCAGTTAGATTAAACAGAGATAGTGAATAAACTTTAGATAAATCATTACACTCTTACTTACCTTCAGCATTTAATTCCTCTTGCATCAGATCATAGTCCTATTTTGCTTCATACTACACCTAGCTCTAGCAAACATTCAACATTTAAACTTTATAAATGTAATTGGTTTCATCTGAACTCTTGCACGGATACTATAAATCGAAGCTAGCAACAACGTTTTTTGGGGTCTCCTACTTATTAATTTTCTAG
This DNA window, taken from Papaver somniferum cultivar HN1 chromosome 3, ASM357369v1, whole genome shotgun sequence, encodes the following:
- the LOC113356451 gene encoding protein STAY-GREEN LIKE, chloroplastic-like is translated as MACSSYSPSSSSSSSTFISFTKRLVKNNNIKTVKFISSSLTERSPTNYSTSYNPLVFQAARLLGPPARFEASKLKVVLVGDQEVVFMENNNSYKQMSSLTNDYPRTYTLTHCDLTANLTLTISNAITLDQLKGWYNNDDVVAEWKRVKEGMCLIVHCHVSGPNVLMDVAAEFRYLIFKKEMPLVIQAIQYGDSMFIEQHPELMDALVWVYFHSSSKKYNRVECWGALKNAAQGKQESQLQSSISSGNNSKEGEGRHHFLGKWGSSKAIFQALFTFLL
- the LOC113356450 gene encoding proteinaceous RNase P 1, chloroplastic/mitochondrial-like; protein product: MGFAGCCCSSLSSSSSSLARNSLAFFTKSQYLFLTSRTINFTRKSSIIANLHHDRLLHYPSSLHHRDCTSFYKKSSHLSTVAIPAKVRDESSSNKTDVVLSKKMQKKLRFEAPENKFKFNLEMCSRHGDLIEALRLYDDAKIQGIKITQHHYNMLLYLCSSGVDVKGEGDTSDENVSKLGLERGFEIYKQMNIDKIAPNEATFTSVARLAAKMEDPEMAFDLIKKMMSYEIVPKLRSYGPALYGFCKKGEADKAYEVDAHMVDSGVIAEEPELAALLQVSSNVGRGEKVYELLHRLRSSVRQVVESTAEIVEDWFKSDKSIDVGKENWDVREVKNGVVKGGGGWHGIGWLGKGKWNVVRTEMNEDGVCRTCGEKLVCIDIDPLETKNFATSLSNLAGKREVKAEFNKFQEWLHRSGPFDAVIDGANIGLLKARDLNFAQLNRVANRIRELSPSKKLPLIILHSRRVYGGPAEKPINKKLIESWQKSGALYATPVGSNDDWYWLYAAVSCNSLLVTNDEMRDHLFQLLGTNFFPRWKEKHQVRLSVSSEKGLTLHMPPPYSIVIQESEGGSWHVPTVTGDDIENPRQWVCATRASASVPPPSTKGSNPSTKGSNISLAEKTLRKLKLSSSHS